From Carassius gibelio isolate Cgi1373 ecotype wild population from Czech Republic chromosome B23, carGib1.2-hapl.c, whole genome shotgun sequence, the proteins below share one genomic window:
- the LOC128011377 gene encoding uncharacterized protein LOC128011377 isoform X5 — MPHTFLTLLLMALTISTINVRSVRSTIRAQSILSFLKSFKSDLFLLQECSLPFLTRYTKMEELWSAGASIWSGSNFNKNDGVAVLINNPNILVKGSTVVSPPRWFLGKLERAVFYFLWGSKWERLKRETIKKRPENGGKGLPDPHLFLGSRFTALHISYATTPSKENKTAAMARFWMGSYLRTLKILPVDLKTPVSFNLPKETGNR, encoded by the exons atgcctcatacctttttaaccctactgctcatggccctcaccatctctactatcaatgtcagaagtgtgaggtccaccattagagcacagagtattttgtcctttttaaaatcttttaagtcagatttgtttttattacaagagtgttctctgccctttttaactaggtacacaaaaatggaagagctatggtccgcaggagcctccatatggagcggatcaaattttaacaaaaacgacggagttgcggttttaattaataatcctaacatcttggtgaagggcagcactgtggtgag cccccctcggtggttcctggggaaactggagagggcggtgttttacttcctgtgggggtccaagtgggagcgcctgaagagggagaccatcaagaaaaggccggagaacggaggaaaaggcctcccagacccccacctgtttttaggcagccgcttcaccgccctgcacattagttatgccacgaccccatccaaagaaaacaagacggctgcaatggcgcgattttggatggggtcttacctacgaacactgaaaattttaccagtggacttgaaaaccccagtgtcttttaacttgcccaaaga
- the LOC128011377 gene encoding uncharacterized protein LOC128011377 isoform X3: MPHTFLTLLLMALTISTINVRSVRSTIRAQSILSFLKSFKSDLFLLQECSLPFLTRYTKMEELWSAGASIWSGSNFNKNDGVAVLINNPNILVKGSTVVSPPRWFLGKLERAVFYFLWGSKWERLKRETIKKRPENGGKGLPDPHLFLGSRFTALHISYATTPSKENKTAAMARFWMGSYLRTLKILPVDLKTPVSFNLPKETGNR; encoded by the exons atgcctcatacctttttaaccctactgctcatggccctcaccatctctactatcaatgtcagaagtgtgaggtccaccattagagcacagagtattttgtcctttttaaaatcttttaagtcagatttgtttttattacaagagtgttctctgccctttttaactaggtacacaaaaatggaagagctatggtccgcaggagcctccatatggagcggatcaaattttaacaaaaacgacggagttgcggttttaattaataatcctaacatcttggtgaagggcagcactgtggtgag cccccctcggtggttcctggggaaactggagagggcggtgttttacttcctgtgggggtccaagtgggagcgcctgaagagggagaccatcaagaaaaggccggagaacggaggaaaaggcctcccagacccccacctgtttttaggcagccgcttcaccgccctgcacattagttatgccacgaccccatccaaagaaaacaagacggctgcaatggcgcgattttggatggggtcttacctacgaacactgaaaattttaccagtggacttgaaaaccccagtgtcttttaacttgcccaaaga gaccgggaaccggtga